The Euphorbia lathyris chromosome 2, ddEupLath1.1, whole genome shotgun sequence genome includes a window with the following:
- the LOC136216795 gene encoding AT-hook motif nuclear-localized protein 7-like, producing the protein METREGLTSGVTVIGAEAPSTYHVAPRTEISGHISSSPAVTVTVTPGGTREKKKRGRPRKYGPDGAVARALSPTPISFSAPAAAGELSAAKLGKVWPGSFEKKKYKKMTQHNSGEWGSGSVGTNFTPHIITVNAGEDVTMKVISFSQQGPRAICILSANGVISNVTLRQPDSSGGTLTYEGRFEILSLSGSFMPTENRGTRSRSGGMSVSLASPDGRVVGGGVAGLLVAASPVQVIIGSFLPSNQQDQKLKKVKPDVAPATIAPAQTFVTPIPASEPQRDENVEGHGHGHGHGQQNSSAFRREGWTGMHSLQDMRNSGTDINISLPED; encoded by the exons ATGGAAACAAGAGAAGGATTAACTTCAGGTGTGACTGTGATAGGAGCTGAAGCTCCATCAACTTATCATGTGGCGCCAAGGACTGAAATTTCAGGTCATATTAGTAGCTCACCCGCTGTCACTGTAACTGTAACACCAGGAGGAACtagagaaaagaagaaaagaggCAGGCCTAGGAAGTATGGACCTGATGGGGCTGTTGCTAGGGCATTGTCTCCAACTCCTATTTCCTTTTCCGCTCCGGCTGCTGCTGGAGAGTTATCTGCTGCTAAGCTTGGTAAAGTATGGCCTGGTAGTTTTGAGAAGAAGAAGTACAAGAAAATGACACAACATAATTCAG GTGAATGGGGTTCCGGTTCAGTTGGTACAAATTTTACTCCACATATTATCACTGTCAATGCTGGAGAG GACGTTACAATGAAGGTTATATCATTTTCACAACAAGGACCTCGAGCTATTTGCATTCTTTCCGCTAATGGTGTCATTTCAAATGTAACACTTCGACAACCTGATTCTTCCGGAGGTACTTTGACGTATGAG GGTCGCTTTGAAATACTCTCTTTGTCTGGTTCATTTATGCCAACTGAGAACCGGGGAACAAGAAGCAGATCAGGTGGCATGAGCGTCTCTCTGGCTAGCCCTGATGGTCGTGTAGTTGGAGGTGGTGTCGCTGGACTTCTAGTTGCTGCTAGTCCGGTCCAG GTCATAATAGGCAGTTTCCTACCGAGCAACCAGCAAGACCAGAAACTAAAGAAGGTAAAACCGGATGTAGCACCAGCAACAATCGCGCCAGCCCAAACATTCGTCACTCCAATACCTGCTTCCGAGCCCCAAAGAGACGAGAACGTGGAAGGACACGGACACGGACACGGACACGGACAACAAAATTCTTCAGCCTTCAGAAGAGAAGGCTGGACGGGGATGCATTCACTGCAAGACATGAGGAATTCAGGGACTGATATTAACATTTCCTTGCCGGAAGATTAA